A section of the Bradyrhizobium oligotrophicum S58 genome encodes:
- a CDS encoding MFS transporter → MPPVIADPSLLRVLIVLAITQLIGWGTLSLPAVIGRAMAADLEMDLTAIFASTSVLYMSMGLCSPLLARPFVKHGGRRVMIAGTLLAAPGYALLAAAQGPLSYYAAWLLLGVAGSATLSTASYIVLNEVAGLRARSAIGALMLVTGLSSSIFWPLTAALSAQIGWRSTCLVYAGLLLLVSLPLFVFLLPRRVHDHLPATSAAAASVPMSAPARSTFYLLVGASGLNAFVAFGMGAVLVELLKAEGLSAAEAVGFGSMLGVIQISARAIDFLGGGRWDGITTAIVAGLALPAAMLLLMLSDGSHAAIAAFILIYGLGSGALAVARATMPLVFYDKAAFAKASAQIGLPLNLLSAVSAPILVELLTRYGSNAPLALSLVCSCAAVVILLLLRRRRPAQAVAAS, encoded by the coding sequence ATGCCGCCCGTCATCGCTGATCCCTCCCTGCTGCGCGTCCTGATCGTGCTCGCCATTACCCAGCTGATTGGCTGGGGCACGCTCAGCCTGCCGGCGGTGATCGGCCGGGCCATGGCGGCGGATCTGGAGATGGACCTGACCGCGATCTTCGCCAGCACCTCGGTGCTGTACATGTCGATGGGCCTGTGCTCGCCGCTGCTGGCCCGGCCGTTCGTCAAGCATGGCGGGCGTCGGGTGATGATCGCGGGCACGCTACTGGCGGCGCCCGGCTATGCGCTGCTGGCGGCGGCGCAGGGGCCGCTGTCCTATTATGCGGCGTGGCTGCTGCTCGGCGTCGCCGGCAGCGCGACCCTGTCGACGGCGTCCTACATCGTGCTCAACGAGGTCGCCGGCTTGCGCGCGCGCAGCGCCATCGGCGCCCTGATGCTGGTCACGGGATTGTCGAGCAGCATCTTCTGGCCGCTCACCGCGGCGCTGTCGGCGCAGATCGGCTGGCGCAGCACCTGTCTGGTCTATGCCGGCCTGCTGCTGCTGGTGTCGCTGCCGCTGTTCGTGTTCCTGCTGCCGCGGCGCGTCCATGATCATTTGCCGGCGACCTCGGCCGCGGCGGCGTCCGTGCCGATGTCGGCGCCGGCCCGCAGCACCTTCTATCTGCTGGTCGGCGCCTCCGGACTCAACGCCTTCGTCGCGTTCGGGATGGGCGCCGTGCTGGTCGAGCTCCTGAAGGCCGAGGGCTTGTCGGCGGCGGAGGCCGTCGGCTTCGGGTCGATGCTGGGCGTGATCCAGATCAGCGCCCGCGCGATCGACTTTCTCGGCGGCGGCCGCTGGGACGGCATCACCACCGCGATCGTCGCCGGGCTGGCGCTGCCGGCGGCGATGCTGCTGTTGATGCTGAGCGACGGCTCGCATGCCGCGATCGCCGCCTTCATCCTGATCTATGGCCTCGGCAGCGGCGCGCTTGCCGTGGCCCGCGCCACCATGCCGCTGGTGTTCTACGACAAGGCGGCGTTCGCCAAGGCCTCCGCCCAGATCGGGCTGCCGCTCAATCTGCTGTCGGCGGTGTCGGCGCCGATCCTGGTCGAGCTGCTCACCCGCTATGGCAGCAACGCGCCGCTGGCGCTGAGCCTGGTTTGCTCCTGTGCCGCCGTCGTCATTCTGCTGCTGTTGCGGCGGCGCCGGCCGGCGCAGGCGGTGGCTGCGTCATGA
- a CDS encoding methyl-accepting chemotaxis protein: MRHLTVYQRLAAIIAVMSIALFAVSAMQILMMRGTVIEERQTMVRNLVDSAVKILSSYDAAATAGKMPPEQARQQAFAAIGAMRWGQYNDYLGVYGTGMSDAGVTYVHANPKYINVNRWDFKDSTGKLLIQDIVRTARAGGGFVEYKVPRAGGTAELPKMSYVGAYGSGDKMLAIQAGVYVDDIDAVVYQRALWASMGGLAGLIVAALVAFWLGRGIVAPLDRTCAVMDELTKGNLAFDVPYTGRRNEIGRMARSLQIFKEHLAESERARAEQEQSKQQAAEERRVVLARIADEFERSIGGVIQTTASAAGELQSSAQSMSSIVSGTSDQSSKVAAAAEQTAKNVQMVSASAEQLSSSIQEIAKQVTQSSSIAQNAVGQATRTEAMVDRLVHASQKIGEVMALIQTIAGQTNLLALNATIESARAGEAGKGFAVVANEVKALSAQTAKATEEITSQIEAIRDATTSTVTAIRDIGTTIGQMNSITETIAAAVEEQGAATKEIARSVQQAAQGTQGVMQHIVGVREASGQVGAAAAQVLSAAAQLGSQSDQLKSQTGHFLGSVRAA, translated from the coding sequence ATGCGACACCTGACTGTCTATCAGCGTCTGGCGGCGATCATTGCCGTGATGTCGATCGCACTGTTCGCCGTCTCCGCCATGCAGATCCTGATGATGCGCGGAACCGTCATCGAGGAACGGCAGACCATGGTCCGCAACCTCGTGGACTCCGCCGTCAAGATCCTGAGCTCCTATGACGCCGCGGCGACGGCCGGGAAGATGCCGCCGGAGCAGGCCCGCCAGCAGGCCTTCGCGGCGATCGGCGCGATGCGCTGGGGCCAATACAACGACTATCTCGGCGTCTACGGCACCGGGATGTCCGACGCGGGCGTCACGTACGTCCACGCCAATCCGAAATACATCAACGTCAATCGCTGGGACTTCAAGGATTCCACCGGGAAGCTGCTGATCCAGGACATCGTGCGCACGGCGCGCGCCGGCGGCGGCTTCGTCGAATACAAGGTGCCGCGTGCCGGAGGGACCGCCGAGCTTCCGAAGATGTCCTATGTCGGCGCCTATGGCAGCGGCGACAAGATGCTGGCGATCCAGGCCGGCGTCTATGTCGACGACATCGATGCGGTCGTCTACCAGCGGGCGCTGTGGGCCAGCATGGGCGGCCTCGCCGGTCTCATCGTGGCGGCTCTGGTCGCCTTCTGGCTCGGTCGCGGCATCGTCGCGCCGCTCGACCGGACCTGCGCTGTGATGGACGAACTGACCAAGGGCAATCTGGCGTTCGACGTGCCCTACACCGGACGCAGGAACGAGATCGGCCGCATGGCGCGCAGTCTGCAGATCTTCAAGGAGCATCTCGCCGAGAGCGAGCGCGCCAGGGCCGAGCAGGAGCAGTCCAAGCAGCAGGCCGCGGAGGAGCGCCGTGTGGTGCTGGCGCGCATCGCCGACGAATTCGAGCGCTCGATCGGCGGCGTGATCCAGACCACGGCGAGCGCAGCGGGCGAATTGCAGTCGTCGGCGCAATCGATGTCGAGCATCGTCTCCGGCACCAGCGATCAGAGTTCGAAGGTGGCCGCGGCCGCCGAGCAGACCGCGAAGAACGTGCAGATGGTGTCGGCTTCGGCCGAGCAGCTGTCGTCGTCGATCCAGGAGATCGCCAAGCAGGTGACGCAGTCGTCCTCGATCGCCCAGAACGCGGTCGGGCAGGCGACGCGGACGGAGGCGATGGTCGACAGGCTGGTCCACGCGTCGCAGAAGATCGGCGAGGTCATGGCGTTGATCCAGACCATCGCGGGCCAGACCAATCTGCTGGCGCTGAACGCGACGATCGAATCGGCGCGGGCCGGCGAGGCCGGCAAGGGCTTCGCGGTCGTCGCCAACGAGGTCAAGGCGCTGTCGGCGCAGACCGCCAAGGCGACCGAGGAGATCACCAGCCAGATCGAGGCGATCCGCGACGCCACGACCTCGACCGTCACCGCGATCCGCGACATCGGCACCACGATCGGCCAGATGAACTCGATCACCGAGACCATCGCCGCCGCGGTCGAGGAGCAGGGCGCCGCGACCAAGGAAATCGCCCGCAGCGTGCAGCAGGCGGCACAGGGCACCCAGGGCGTCATGCAGCACATCGTCGGCGTCCGCGAGGCCTCCGGCCAGGTCGGTGCCGCGGCGGCGCAGGTGCTGAGCGCGGCGGCCCAGCTCGGCAGTCAGTCGGATCAG
- a CDS encoding NF038122 family metalloprotease, with translation MNLVLDYESSALAAPQSFRDAMQAAANILDAEILDNITVTILVGYGDWNNGAFKTKAGQALGGSLDNLFVNYSDLRSALAAHETSVVDQSVVNSLPNTSIVDNNYAFGVSSAVAKALGLMSPTASVIDGAVGFDPSIPTNLLVGAALHELTHAMGREPASGASGSGAAIAAGTFDFVRYTSAGNHLYSTGDTAVPAYFSVDGGNTKLADFGQTSDSSDFLNGGVQGPNDPFNEFGSPTTIQSLTAVDREMLDAIGFNTTPVILQTDGSTSLAQGANHYLLINASTGAESALMYGGALVTVGEFGSISPIGAVQAGNGYDIVWQVAGADQFTFTTADSNGNYTSNLSGMVSGHSLFAEQMETTFGQDFNHDGTVGVTASLVHANGNTSLLQIADEYFMYVNGSGPSIKIGGAPLVVGQLGSTAPIAAIQNGTGFEIAWQDSSSGQFTFTFADNNGNYQSNLSGMVSGTSLTAELQEAVFKQDFNHDGTVGVTASLVHSNGNTNLLHIADQYFMYVNGSGPSIKIGGAPFVDGQLGNTNPIAAIQTASGFDIAWKDSSTGQFTFTAADSNGNYTSNLSGWAPGTSATVENMETTFSQDFNNDGVIGIPSQATADLLGHLSGFHLI, from the coding sequence ATGAACCTTGTCCTCGATTATGAAAGTTCTGCTCTTGCAGCTCCTCAGAGCTTCAGGGACGCCATGCAAGCTGCTGCCAACATTCTGGACGCAGAAATCCTCGACAACATTACAGTTACCATTCTTGTCGGGTACGGCGATTGGAACAACGGTGCGTTCAAAACCAAAGCTGGACAGGCGCTGGGCGGGTCTTTGGACAACCTTTTCGTCAATTACTCGGATTTGAGGTCCGCGCTCGCAGCCCACGAGACCTCGGTCGTCGATCAGTCGGTCGTGAACTCGTTGCCGAATACATCGATCGTCGACAATAATTATGCGTTTGGCGTAAGTTCCGCAGTCGCGAAAGCCTTGGGCCTGATGTCGCCAACGGCCTCGGTCATAGACGGAGCCGTTGGCTTTGACCCCTCAATTCCGACCAATCTTTTGGTCGGCGCCGCCCTGCACGAACTGACACATGCGATGGGACGGGAGCCCGCGTCCGGCGCATCTGGTTCTGGCGCCGCAATCGCTGCGGGCACTTTTGATTTTGTACGCTACACGAGTGCGGGCAACCACCTGTATTCTACAGGCGACACGGCGGTCCCGGCCTATTTCTCGGTTGATGGCGGAAACACGAAACTGGCCGACTTCGGCCAGACGTCGGATTCCAGCGATTTTCTAAATGGCGGCGTTCAGGGACCGAACGATCCCTTCAACGAGTTTGGCAGCCCGACAACGATCCAGTCGCTCACTGCGGTCGATAGGGAAATGCTCGATGCAATCGGCTTCAATACGACGCCTGTCATCCTTCAGACCGATGGATCAACGAGTCTTGCTCAAGGAGCAAACCACTACCTGCTGATTAATGCCAGCACCGGAGCCGAGTCCGCGCTCATGTACGGTGGCGCGCTCGTAACCGTGGGCGAGTTCGGCAGCATCAGCCCGATCGGTGCGGTTCAGGCCGGGAACGGCTACGACATCGTTTGGCAGGTTGCAGGCGCCGACCAGTTCACATTCACGACCGCCGACAGCAACGGCAACTACACGTCGAACCTTTCCGGCATGGTCTCGGGACATAGCCTGTTTGCCGAACAAATGGAGACGACTTTCGGTCAGGACTTCAACCATGACGGCACTGTCGGTGTGACGGCGTCGCTCGTGCATGCCAACGGCAACACCAGTCTGCTGCAGATTGCCGACGAGTATTTCATGTATGTGAACGGATCGGGTCCGTCGATCAAGATCGGCGGTGCTCCGCTTGTCGTCGGCCAGCTTGGCAGCACCGCGCCCATTGCCGCAATCCAGAATGGCACGGGTTTTGAGATCGCCTGGCAGGACTCGAGCTCTGGCCAATTTACTTTCACGTTCGCCGACAACAACGGCAACTACCAGTCAAACCTTTCCGGAATGGTCTCGGGAACCAGCCTGACTGCTGAATTGCAAGAGGCGGTCTTTAAGCAGGATTTCAATCATGACGGTACCGTCGGGGTGACGGCATCGCTCGTTCATTCCAACGGCAACACCAACCTGCTCCACATCGCCGATCAGTATTTCATGTATGTCAACGGCTCGGGTCCATCGATCAAGATCGGCGGCGCCCCCTTTGTCGATGGCCAGCTTGGTAATACCAATCCGATTGCAGCGATCCAGACCGCCTCGGGGTTCGACATCGCGTGGAAGGACTCGAGCACTGGCCAATTTACTTTCACGGCCGCAGACAGCAACGGCAACTACACCTCAAATCTCAGCGGATGGGCGCCAGGCACGAGTGCAACCGTCGAAAACATGGAGACGACATTTTCTCAAGATTTCAATAACGACGGTGTGATCGGGATCCCAAGTCAGGCCACAGCTGATCTGCTCGGCCATCTCTCGGGCTTTCATCTCATCTGA
- a CDS encoding conjugal transfer protein TraD — MRKPRDFDADLKALEDKARGLKTRKVCQLGELVVATGADALTAEELAGALLVLAETKEAGKREAWAKRGAAFFQSRTRRITPAADHNTDGAPARPSGVQPASSRKSLA; from the coding sequence ATGCGCAAACCAAGAGACTTTGATGCGGACCTGAAGGCACTCGAAGACAAGGCCCGCGGGCTGAAAACTCGCAAGGTCTGCCAGCTCGGTGAACTGGTTGTCGCGACTGGAGCAGACGCTCTCACCGCCGAAGAACTGGCGGGCGCGCTGCTTGTCTTGGCCGAGACGAAAGAGGCCGGAAAGAGGGAGGCATGGGCCAAGCGCGGGGCCGCTTTCTTTCAAAGCCGGACGCGGCGAATTACGCCAGCAGCTGATCACAACACGGACGGCGCTCCTGCGCGACCGAGCGGCGTTCAACCGGCATCAAGCCGCAAGAGCTTGGCATGA
- a CDS encoding MFS transporter has protein sequence MPGVVAERKVLTALAVLAVTQLIGWGTLSLPAVLGRDMAADLGMTLAAVFAGNATLYMVMGLCSPLLARWFVHHGGRRMMIAGTLLAAPGYGLLSAAQGPIIYYMAWLLLGIAGSATLSTAAYIVLNEIAGPRARSAIGALMLVTGLSSSIFWPLSSVMGAHIGWRGTCLMYVGLLLLITLPLLVFVLPKRPRDHLALASDIQAASVQSALARSTFYLLVAAIGLNAFVSMGLSAIFIELLRVEGLTSAEAVGFGSMLGVVQISARAVDFLGGGRWDGITTALTAGLALPLAMLLLIVAGGSYATVAVFILIYGLGSGALAVARATMPLVFYDKAAFARASAQIALPLNLLSAVSAPVLAALLTGYGSNALLGVTFACSSAALLMLLLLRRRRPARVMAGT, from the coding sequence ATGCCTGGGGTGGTCGCGGAAAGAAAGGTCCTGACAGCGCTCGCCGTGCTGGCTGTCACGCAATTGATCGGATGGGGCACGCTCAGCCTGCCGGCCGTGCTCGGTCGCGACATGGCGGCGGATCTGGGCATGACTCTGGCCGCGGTCTTTGCCGGCAATGCGACCCTCTATATGGTGATGGGACTGTGCTCGCCGCTGCTGGCGCGATGGTTCGTGCACCATGGTGGCAGGCGAATGATGATCGCGGGCACGCTGCTCGCCGCGCCGGGTTACGGCTTGCTGTCCGCCGCGCAGGGACCGATCATCTACTATATGGCCTGGCTGCTCCTTGGCATTGCCGGCAGCGCGACGCTCTCGACGGCCGCCTACATCGTTCTGAACGAGATCGCCGGGCCGCGCGCGCGGAGCGCCATCGGTGCCCTGATGCTGGTGACCGGACTGTCGAGCAGCATCTTCTGGCCGCTCAGCTCCGTCATGGGCGCTCATATCGGCTGGCGCGGCACTTGTCTGATGTATGTCGGGCTGCTTCTGCTCATCACGCTACCTCTCCTTGTGTTCGTCCTACCGAAGCGCCCCCGGGATCATCTGGCCCTCGCCTCGGACATACAAGCAGCGAGCGTCCAATCAGCTCTCGCGCGAAGTACGTTCTATCTGCTGGTCGCAGCCATCGGCCTCAATGCCTTCGTGTCGATGGGGCTGAGCGCCATCTTCATCGAGTTGCTAAGGGTTGAAGGACTCACGAGCGCGGAAGCGGTCGGCTTCGGGTCGATGTTGGGTGTGGTCCAGATCAGTGCCCGCGCCGTTGATTTCCTGGGCGGGGGCCGTTGGGACGGCATCACCACGGCGCTCACCGCGGGGCTTGCGTTACCACTGGCGATGCTGCTGCTGATCGTGGCTGGTGGCTCCTACGCGACGGTGGCGGTCTTCATTCTGATTTATGGCCTCGGCAGCGGCGCACTGGCGGTGGCACGGGCGACCATGCCGCTCGTGTTCTACGACAAGGCGGCGTTTGCGAGAGCGTCGGCGCAGATCGCGCTGCCGCTCAATCTGTTATCTGCCGTCTCGGCGCCTGTCCTGGCTGCGCTGCTCACCGGTTATGGCAGCAACGCGTTGCTGGGGGTGACCTTCGCCTGCTCCTCCGCTGCCCTGCTCATGCTGTTGCTGCTTCGCCGGCGGCGACCGGCGCGCGTCATGGCCGGCACATAG
- a CDS encoding LysR family transcriptional regulator translates to MDQFAALETFVRVVEAGSLSAAARSLPSSLTSVSRQISELEQHYGTQLLLRTTRRLALTEDGRVLYERAKSILAEFKEIEAALSRRDRQPSGRLRVSVPSLIGRLLIAPLLDEFLQRFPSLSVDLLLVDRPVDMVEEDIHLSLRVGHLVDSQLVARKIANLQMIVCASLAYLERRGTPQSPAELQQHECLVFSSTPGAAVWRFGPDQATECRIRITGRIWANSLDALVTAAKQGAGIVRVPSWQVEADLAEGGLRRILRSHEPAPTPLNLVFQPSRLPSTKTRAFADFLTDRWRKRDPFASGVDHCEDD, encoded by the coding sequence ATGGACCAATTCGCTGCGTTGGAGACTTTCGTCCGGGTGGTAGAGGCGGGAAGCTTGTCCGCTGCGGCGAGGTCACTCCCGAGCTCGCTCACCTCCGTGAGTCGGCAAATTTCCGAGTTGGAGCAACACTACGGAACACAGCTATTGTTACGGACCACCCGACGCTTGGCTCTTACCGAAGATGGACGAGTTCTCTATGAGCGAGCGAAGTCGATCCTAGCGGAGTTCAAAGAGATCGAAGCGGCACTGTCGCGCCGGGATCGACAGCCGTCGGGGCGTCTGCGCGTCAGCGTCCCCAGTCTAATCGGTCGACTGCTGATCGCACCACTGCTGGACGAATTCTTGCAGCGCTTCCCGTCGCTTTCTGTCGACTTACTTCTAGTCGACCGCCCCGTCGACATGGTCGAGGAAGATATTCATCTCTCGTTGCGTGTTGGACACTTGGTTGATTCGCAATTGGTCGCGCGAAAGATTGCCAATCTGCAGATGATCGTATGCGCTTCATTGGCCTACTTGGAACGTCGCGGAACCCCGCAATCACCAGCTGAGCTACAGCAGCATGAATGTCTGGTGTTCTCGAGCACACCTGGTGCCGCGGTATGGCGCTTCGGGCCAGATCAGGCAACCGAATGCCGGATCCGCATCACCGGGAGGATTTGGGCCAACAGTCTCGATGCGCTCGTCACCGCGGCGAAGCAGGGCGCTGGCATCGTGAGAGTGCCCTCCTGGCAAGTTGAGGCAGATCTTGCGGAGGGAGGTTTACGACGGATCCTTCGCAGTCACGAGCCCGCGCCGACCCCACTCAACCTTGTGTTTCAGCCGTCTCGCTTACCTTCCACGAAGACCCGGGCATTCGCAGATTTTCTCACCGACCGCTGGCGCAAGCGCGATCCATTTGCTTCTGGCGTTGACCATTGTGAAGACGATTGA
- a CDS encoding conjugal transfer protein TraD, translating into MRAWQVERRKRTRHLIELGGLIVKARIVELTSDDRVTIYGALLWIADKLQSDQGGHARKLWAAKGKQAFEADPETHGPTGQKT; encoded by the coding sequence ATGCGCGCGTGGCAGGTCGAGCGCCGCAAGCGCACGCGGCATCTCATCGAACTGGGAGGCCTAATCGTCAAAGCCCGTATCGTCGAACTGACCAGCGATGATCGGGTTACGATCTACGGTGCGCTGCTCTGGATAGCTGACAAGCTCCAAAGCGATCAAGGCGGGCACGCCCGCAAGCTGTGGGCCGCGAAAGGGAAGCAAGCGTTCGAGGCGGATCCGGAAACGCATGGCCCTACAGGTCAGAAAACTTAG
- a CDS encoding type III pantothenate kinase, with amino-acid sequence MLLAIEQGNTNSLFAVHDGSHWVAQWRSATEPSRTADEYAVWLSQLMKMHKLELGLIDACVISSVVPQSIFNLRNLSRRYLSVEPLIIGENAKPGIPIRTRTPAEVGSDRLVNALGAAGLYRGPLIIVDSGTAITLDVIGSDGGFEGGVIAPGVHLSMEALHAAAAKLPRIALQRPGRIVGDDTVSAMQSGIFWGHVALIEGMIARIKAERKQAMTVVATGGVASLFHGATDAIDHFDPDLTIRGLLAIYRLNSGASK; translated from the coding sequence ATGCTTCTGGCAATTGAGCAAGGAAACACGAACAGCCTTTTTGCGGTCCACGATGGAAGCCATTGGGTTGCCCAATGGAGATCGGCAACAGAGCCAAGTCGTACGGCAGATGAATACGCAGTTTGGCTGTCGCAGTTGATGAAAATGCACAAGCTTGAACTGGGACTCATAGATGCATGTGTGATATCAAGCGTAGTCCCGCAATCAATCTTCAACCTGCGAAATTTGTCTCGCCGTTATCTGAGCGTCGAGCCCCTGATCATTGGTGAAAATGCAAAGCCAGGCATTCCAATCCGAACGAGAACTCCCGCGGAGGTTGGATCCGATCGACTAGTCAATGCCCTCGGCGCCGCTGGTCTGTATCGGGGCCCATTGATTATCGTAGACAGCGGCACTGCTATCACCTTGGATGTGATCGGAAGTGATGGCGGCTTCGAGGGAGGCGTGATTGCGCCAGGCGTCCACCTGTCGATGGAGGCACTGCATGCCGCCGCCGCGAAGCTTCCTAGAATCGCTCTGCAAAGGCCGGGCCGGATTGTCGGCGATGACACGGTCAGCGCCATGCAGTCCGGTATATTCTGGGGGCACGTTGCGCTTATCGAAGGGATGATCGCACGTATCAAGGCGGAACGGAAACAAGCAATGACAGTCGTTGCAACCGGCGGTGTCGCATCATTGTTTCACGGTGCTACCGACGCGATAGATCACTTCGATCCAGACCTCACTATTCGCGGGCTGCTAGCTATATACCGTCTTAACTCAGGGGCTTCAAAATAG